AAAACCTCGGTACTTGttacgataataataataaactaaactaataacaatctgaactaaactaaactagtttgttgctccagattctagGTGCTGTGGTCTCTGGTATCCCTATTTAAACGATGTCCCGTCCTAGAGTATGAACTTGGCCATATGCCAGTTCAGAACCTTAGTTTCGGGACACCCATATTATTTTCCATACCTACCTCCAAATCGAGTCATGGTCACTATCTCCAGAATGCTCACCCAAGTTCAGTTCAACTGGTTGCCTGACTTCATTATCTGAGTCTCTGTTCAGTATGGCCCGTTCTCTGTGGAGAATCTCCTGAAAGAAGAGGTCATCAGTTCAGTTGGAGGGGGAAGATGGAGTTAAGGGCACCATGCCAAAGAAATAGACACAGAGGCAATGATGGACCTGGAATTCATGAGGTGCGGTTTCAAGGGTTTGAAAgtagcacagcgatagagttgctgccttaaagcacttgcagcaccagagacccgggttcgatcccgactacaggtgctgtctgtacggagtttgtatgttctccacgtgaccacgtgggatttctctgagatcttcggtttactcccacaaagacgtacaggttttaattaggttaattggtttggtgtaactgtaaattgtccctagtgtgtgtgtaggaaagtgttaatgtgcggggattgctaattggtgcagactcagtgggcctaaagtcctgtttccgcgctgtatctctaaactaaacgactaCAACCTTATTGCTTTTCTACCTCTCTGCGAATGTTACATATCCGTTCCTCTGTCTTCTGCTGATTGATAATACAACCTCAGCCAAGTGATCACATATCTTTATTATTTTCTAAACTCTAAACAGGGTCTATCAAAGCggaggttgatagattcttgattagtacgtgcgtcaggggttgtggggagaagacaggggaatggtggttgagagggaaagaaagatcggccatgattgaatggcggagtagacctgatggcaagcatggtctaattctgctcctagaacttatgaacttctaGGACATCCTCCTTCAATGATggtctcataagatcataaacaataggagtaaaattaggccatttggtccatcaagtctactccgccattcaatcatggctgatctatctctccctcctaaccacattctcctgccttctccccataacctctgacacccgtactaatcaagaatctatctatctctgccttaaatatatccactgactttgtctccacagacttctgtggcaaagaattccacagattcaccaccttctgactaaagacatttctcctcatctccttcctaaaagaacatcctttaattctgaggctttgacctctagtcctagactctcgcactagtgaaaacatactctccacatccattctatccaagcctttcactattctgtatgtttcaatgaggtccctcttcatccttctaaacttcctgATTAATGTTGCCTCCTCAGtgtacagctgttatcaggcaactgaacggtcctctgaTCAGCTAGAGTCCTGACCTCAATCAATCTCTTCCTCTTTTACATCTCTGCCATCCACATTACACCTGAAGCCTCTCTAACCTGGAACAATGAGTTGCCAGTCCTGCCCTCTTTTCAGAAATGTCTGTGTTATTGTAATCGTTGCTGTCGCAGTTCACAATGACCATTACAAGATTCCAAAAGCTGCATGAGTTTCTGGTGTACgaagtaatgttttttttttcgtATTTGGGCTTTTTTGCAGAAATTGTTCGTCATCAAACCAGCTGAGCATGTGAGGAGATTAAAGATGATAAATGTCATCTGCCCAGGGCTCCAAGGTTGAAACTTGctgtgccttccatcactggGCTCTATTACATAAAACTGATCTTGTAAGTCTTTGAATATGAAGTTTGAACCATGTGTTGTTGGATCTAAAGTAGTTGCAGCTAGGCTGACTTATTGGCAGATAAGATAATCTGGTGTATTTGCAGCAACACTATCTAAAACCTTGTGACCCATGCATCCAGAAACCTGTGACTAATTTTCAATTCAGGCCCTCTCTGCCTAAAGGAGAGAAGATTCAAAAGTTGGGCTTGGATATTGTGGCTTGAATTACCATGTAACATGTAGTGTAAGTGTGACCTAAACAAGCCACAATCCTCTACTGTGTCTAGAGCCTGATACTGAAGAATTATGATATGAAGTTACATTGATAATCTCAGGGCacctgtgggggggaggggggggggggggggggggggggggggtctgcttTCTTGGGATCGAGAACCACATCTGCCCAAATGTGACTGCTATGCCTTTCCTCCTATACATTTTCTACAGCACTTAATTCATGTTTTCTTATTTTTTTGGTTTGAAAGAACTTTGAGTGAATGCCATATATTGACCATTGTTACCTAGATTGAAAAGATATATTTTTGTTCTTGAACATCTGCAAGACTAATGCTAATGGTTTATGAATAAGTGTAGGTATATAAAACCATAAAAAGAGCCATGACAATTTACTACAACaactggaagagagaagaggaagttttctcccaactgttatcagggaactgaactgCCCGCTCATGAGGTAGATGggcgatcctgacctcccatctacctcattggggacctttgaattatctttaatctgGCTTTTTCTTGCAGTGAATGTTTATACCATTTATCTGTTATCTGCGcgctgtggatgacttgattgtaatcgtgtataacATTCTTTGACAGGgtggcatgcaaacaaaagcattttgctgtatcttggtacacctaATAAACAGCGATGAAGACAATGTCAAGGATTCGACATACAACAGAGTAATTGAAGGGTCCCAATTAAAATATTACCAAAAGCTAGAATCGAGAGAATGTGAAGAGGTATTGACAAAAAGGGTTATGGGCAGTGACCTTGAAGCCTGGactattttttattcaagagattTGTCAATGTAGAAACCTTACCAATGTTTGAAGTGACGCAAAGACTGAAAAAGACTGACTAATACTTAAATATGTGAAAAAGGGAAAGGACTGCGCAAATGAGGCAATGTTGGATTTGTTTGATAAAGCCCAATTACATTtgcaatagatagggtagacagtcagtacctttattccccccagagtggaaatgtcaaatactagagggcactgtgggtggtgggtgcttggaatgtgcAGTAAGAGattgtgttggaggcagatacaacagtggcatctaAGAGGCTTTTAGCTAAGCACATGTAtacacagggaatagagggatatggatcatgtgcagacatatgagattagtttatattgGCATAGTCCTTGGCATGAATTTTGTGGGCAGATGGTATGTTTTTGTACTGTGCTTTTCTAAGTCTaagtagacagacacaaagtggtggagtaactcaatgggtcaggcagcatcactagagaaaaaggatgggtgacgttttgggtcaagaccattcttcagactatgtgCGCTATGTTCATGATATGTTCAGGGTAAATGTCAGCACCAGTTTATGTGAGCTTTAATGGTTTAAACACTTctgatttttttctttcttgtgATTATTGCAAAAATTCATGTAACATTTGGGTGTCTTGCATTGTAATGGAAATGTTTGCGCTCGAGTCATCAAGTGGAAAAATATTTTATACTCTATTTTAGTACTCGAATGAAATAAAACTGCATCCACTtcaattaagaaacatttattttgTAAATAAGCAACATACTTCTTGAAAGATAAAGTGTGGCTGAAATCTCATACATGATAATAGCGCCACCGGTTTACTTTTTAACAGAAATCAGCCTCAACCTTGGTCAATTTCCACAAGACTCTTGTATAGCACAACTTAGGAACTTGCACAAAGTTAGGTGTTGTGTTCATTTACTGAGCTAGTGCCCATTTTAAAACACTTCatggaaaaaaaagttaacaGAACTTTCTAAACACATATGCAACTATATACATCTGTGAATATCTTGGCTAGatggttttcttttaaacatataAACCACTTAAATATAATTTTACTGGGCAAATAACCAACCTTCATCATAGTATCACAGTTTGTACCAACTAGTAATTTATTATATGCAAtgacacaaaaaaaatcacttgTTAAATAATTCCATAATAAATAATTAACTTACTGGTTGAAATGAAAATAAAGTTTAATTTTTACAGGTGCTACTGTAATAAAAATACATGCATTTGCTTGGAATTTTTTCTCGTTGTCCAAAGTATTACAACCACTCCTACAGTACCAGGAACAGTACGCTTTCTCTATTCATTGTAAATAACAACTGTAATAAAACACAACTATATCATAACGCCAATAGGAAGAAAGTTTCCACTTTAACCACTGGAATCATTCAAGCCGTTGGATATTTGAAAGGTGATGATTCCTTAAGAAAAATTCATTATTCTGACAAAAGTTTAACAAAGATACTAAAGGACAATGTTGATATCGTACTATTTCAACTTCTGTCTGAAGGCTTCTGGTTGTTGAATTCCTATATATAAGCTGTATCCAAAAACAACAAGCACCGAGTGAAAGCCGCACATGTCTGTATCAATATGGATCTAGTAATAAATACCAAAACATTTTCCTGTAGCAAATAAATAGGGCGGTATAGGCTTAGACACCACTTGCGAGACGAAAAGTTAGTCAGTCGTCGATGTATTGGACACTTTTATTCATTAATTAATGTAAAAAGACCTTAGTACAAAGCCTGTACCACATGATTAAAGGCATATTTTATATATCTATTTTAATAGCTATGAAATACTAGCTATgtaagcttacaaaaaaatgcgGTCTATAATTACTTGAAAAACATTTATTCTTCAAAGGCATGTATCAATATGCTAAGGCTACAATAAGTATAAAAATCTATGATATAAATCATTGTCAGTAATCAATTACTGTCCATTTTACATTCCGTGAGAAAAAATCTATTATTTGTAATATGTGGTGTATATTTGTACATACTTGAAAACACTTTTGTGTGTGATTTCCATAAAGGCTACATGGTTTATTTATCTAACTGACCTCTTTGAAGATGCTTCTGGACAAAAACTGTAACTTCCTGTGGACCACGTAATCATTGCAATCCCAATAACACTTTTACACGTAGCAGGTGACAAAAATTCATCAGAACAGTTAAATATGTAAGTACCATCTATAGCAGTAGTAAGGAGAGAACCTCTAAATTGTCCATTACAGAATATGCCTGTACAGCAAAAGCTAACTGAAAATATATCATTTGCTCAATATATACGAATGATGTTGAATATGGGAGAAAATGCATTCACAGTTTATCGAAATAGCAACatagcaaatacatttttttccACAAGGCTCAGGCTTTGCCAGTGTGCTTTTGAATAGGATGTAAAAATATCTTATTCATGCAAACATGTTTAACTATCAGCAACATTTCAATTAATTTTACAGCTGAATGGCACATTAAAACGGCTGAATTTATTATTGGAAAGTACAGATACTCTTCATCTCTTTTGACAGGATTGTCTTTCAGCGGGCTTCTAGGGTGGCGATTCATTCTTTATATGCTCTGGTGGGTGACGTTCCCTTGTAGAAGATATTCCTTGTGCTCTCTGGGCTGTTTCCTCTTTCAGGTATTAAAATGATGTTGGCTTTCCGCCTTAGGGTGGAGTCCCTACTGGAGGACACTGAGTGCGTTTCAGATAGAGCCTCGCTTCCTTCCACCGGTGTTACCCTGATGGTGGTGATCCCATGGTGATGGTGGTCGCCGCCGTCTGGGATGGTTTTCCTTCTGTCAGACGAAGCATAGCTATCTTTGAGCGGATCGCTGCTTTCAGAGTCCCTGTTAAGATCATTCAACTCGAAGGCTTGGCGGAGGCTCCCCTTCTCGCCGGCTTTCCATTTCCACGACCCACTCTCCTCGCTGCCCGACGGCACTTGCACCAGGGGTCTGTTGTTCTCTGGGTGAGCTTCCACCCTGACAATATTAGTGGGCTCATGGTCGGTCAGGGTTTTGTACCTAATCGATCCCGTGCAGCTCACGGTACTGCCGTCGGTACTTTTCGGACTGCCGTGTAACATGCCCTGCTGCTTGGACATGGCAATGACCTGCATAATTCTTGGCTGGGTGCTGCTTGCCCTGCCGACTCCGCTCTTCTCAGCTACCTTCAGCCACTTTGACCGGGCTGAGCTGGCTTTGGGAGACGCGCTGATGCACTCGTGTGTCTCTTCGGGTATGTGGACGAGTTGTGAGGAGCCGGGCCGCGACTGCATGCAGACTCTTACTCCTCCGCCAATGCTGCTGGTGCTGTTGTTGCCCGGGATGGTACCGGCTTGGATTTTCAAGTACTGGCTGAGTTGGGACTGTGCGTCTCCATTGAGACCGACTCCCACAGGCTCCGAACTTGATCGCATCTCCATGCACTTTGGTGGCGAGTGACCGGTCTCCGTCTCCATGACCTGCAGGGACAGTTTGCGACTTTCGTTCTTGGACTTCCACTGTGACAGGAGCTGCTTGGAGCGGGCCGAGTCCATAGATGCGTGAATGGATGCATTCCTTCTTGCCGTCTCGTCCATTGACGACGTGTTGACGCGGGGCAGCGTGTTGCTGAAGGTCACCATGTTCTCCTTGGCCATCGGACTGCGAGGAGTTATGATCTCGACATCCGCGCTTGTCCTCTTCAGGTTGGTAAGGGAGCTGGATTCCCTGTGGTTCCGATTCAGAATACTTTCAGAGTGGTGTGATGAAAGTCCATCAATGCTACTGGGTGCTTTTCCTTGGAGTTGTCTACTGCTCTCCTGGCTGAGTTCTGTCAGCGATCTCAGCGGTTCTCTGTGAGGGGTTTGGTGGGCTAAGCCATCATCACTCGGCTGGAAGTTGCTTACAGCATAGAGACCCTGGAgtgcaaaacacaaaacacatgtCAAAACCTATCATCTGGAAACTGAACTCTATAATGCTAAAATGCTCGACATAGAAGCAGCTACACATCACACACTGCTTCTGAAATTAAGGACTATTTAGTCCATGGAGTCAAATCAATGACAACAACGTTACATTGCAGCTTTTTACATCCCAAGGTGCTTCAAGGGAGACATGCTCGGGCAGTGATTGTAGATTTTAAAGAGCATTAAAATGGCAAGAGAATGGAGGGGCAGAGAGCTGCGAACTGACCATTTATGGTGAATTCACTTCAACTGGCCATGTGCAGGAAGACGCAATTGTAAGTGTAATTCTTGGAGGGCTGGAGTGGGTGAAAGCAATAGGAAGATGTTGAGAATACAGAGGGaattggaaaaaaaaggtaatgATTGCAAAATCAAGGCTTCAGAGCAAATGTGGATCAGGGGGGTGAGATAAGTTTGTAAAAGTGAGTTTAAATTAGAATGCAAAGAAAATAATTCCGGATGAATTAAAATCTACAGAGACTATATAACTGAAGTTAGGCAAATGAACACaaatgaaccggccctgctgagtgctccccacccccatggactgtctccctcggatggtcacgtcgcacagatacatctgcactttagtctgtttgaactgttttgactattttactgttctttttacaaaccatgttctcggggtatctaaatctaaattgtattagttatttaagttatgacatcagatggaagctgcaaaccaaatctcgttgcacttatgtgcaatgacaataaaagatattattattattattattattattacaacatgctggagtaactcagcgagacaggcagcatctccggagagatggaatgggtgacgtttcgggtcgagacccttcttcagaccgaagaccaGACTAAAtcagacacccattccttctcgctggagatgctgcctgtcccgttgagttactccagcattttgtgcctatgtccagtttaaacaagcatctgcagttccttcctacacattaggcaaATGTAGGCAAAGTGCAAGGTGAGattataaaatacattttttaattCTAACATCTAATTTGCTTGAGGTACAGAACATAACTTTCCCCACACCCCAGCAAATTCTTGATTTTGGAGTAAACAGCTAATTTGAAAGTTACACGGATTTTGCTTCCTCTATCCTATTCTTGGGCAATCCATTCCAGATTACTTTAGATAACTGTAtagtttgtttttcttttgataTATTATTCCTATTTACATGTATTGGCTTAATTGCATTTTGCTATCAATTTAAATGCAAAGTATTTTATTCCTCATGCTGTTCCTCTTGGTGGAAAGAAAATAATtttgacattaaaataaaactaaaactgCCTATCCTGTCTCTCTCCTGCTACCTCTCAGCTTGAACTGCAGATACACCAGTGATCCAATtttatccttcccccccccccccccccaccatgtacCACGTGATTCCTGGGAAAGTAGGTCAAGCCCTTGGTTCACAGGAATTGCCGAGCTGCTCTCTGCTCAACCCACCTTGTGTCCAATTGGAATATAAAGCTTTATCTGGATTTGTATCATAAGTGTTTTATGATGGTGAAGTTCACAGGCTTAAGGAGATTTTCTCCGTGTCTGAGCAAGCCTCATTCGGATGCATCAAAAACTATAGGTAGGCATGGCATTTTGATTTGAAGCACTTGGGAAATCAAATTTTAAAAACAAGTTTTAATCCTGGAGTATTAAGCAGACATTGGTGAATATTCCAGGGCATTTGAAAACAGATTGGTGAAGCCTTAATTTTCATTACTTTGAATCTCATGCTCACAAAAGACACCAGCAGGCGTAATGAATTTTATAGCAGCTCTTCTGACAATACTGCAAAAGGACAGATCTGTCTCTAAAAGGGAGTGTGGTGGAATGGGACTAACTCACCCATGAAATGTCATGTCAGGATATTACAACACACAGCAGACTGCTAGGCTGAAGTCTCATATCTTTATTGAGCCACTCAACAAATTGCAAATGCTTTCATAATAGGTTTATGCGTCTGCAAGCTGGGCTCAAATCTCCATTTATTCATCTCTATTTAGCAAATAAAATGTCAGCCATACTGCAACTGTTAGAATTATGAATATCATCACTCATTCCTTGCCATCTGTGCCGATTCATATTTTAAGAAAGAAATTTCAACCCTGATCATAGAGTTCAATAGAATTTGAGCGATGTAATGTGAAGTAAACCTAAAAATGTGAGAAAATCTcattaggccaggcagcatctatggaatgagaaACAATCAAGGCTTCAGCTCGGTGATCCTTTATTATACGTTTCTCTCTCtgtagctgctgcctgacccgacaagtttttcaacattttctgttttaatttcagttcttcagcatttgcagtctttATTTGATTTTCAGACTCCTGCATGATATTGCTGTTACATAGCTCACTTGGCTATATTGACCAAGGCTACATGTCTCAGTATTTATTTCAACTAGATTTAATGCCGAGGTTTAATAGCAAACAGCCTATCATTAGTAATTTACGTTGTGGGGACAATATCATTATAAATTAGATTATGGAATAATTGGTATTATTTGGagg
This sequence is a window from Amblyraja radiata isolate CabotCenter1 chromosome 10, sAmbRad1.1.pri, whole genome shotgun sequence. Protein-coding genes within it:
- the plppr4 gene encoding 2-lysophosphatidate phosphatase PLPPR4 is translated as MSSSKERQRARLTKESVTLLPCFYFVELPILASSIVSLYFLELTDVFKPVRSGFSCHDRTLSMPYIEPSQEIIPFLMLLSLAFAGPAAMIMVGEGILYCCLTKRRNGIAPEANINAGGCNFNSFLRRAVRFVGVHVFGLCATALITDIIQLSTGYHAPYFLTVCKPNYTSLNTTCEENPYVVEDICTGPDPSIINAGRKSFPSQHATLAAFAAVYISMYFNATLTDSSKLLKPLLVFTFIICAVISGLTRIIQYKNHPIDVYCGFMIGGGIAVYLGLYAVSNFQPSDDGLAHQTPHREPLRSLTELSQESSRQLQGKAPSSIDGLSSHHSESILNRNHRESSSLTNLKRTSADVEIITPRSPMAKENMVTFSNTLPRVNTSSMDETARRNASIHASMDSARSKQLLSQWKSKNESRKLSLQVMETETGHSPPKCMEMRSSSEPVGVGLNGDAQSQLSQYLKIQAGTIPGNNSTSSIGGGVRVCMQSRPGSSQLVHIPEETHECISASPKASSARSKWLKVAEKSGVGRASSTQPRIMQVIAMSKQQGMLHGSPKSTDGSTVSCTGSIRYKTLTDHEPTNIVRVEAHPENNRPLVQVPSGSEESGSWKWKAGEKGSLRQAFELNDLNRDSESSDPLKDSYASSDRRKTIPDGGDHHHHGITTIRVTPVEGSEALSETHSVSSSRDSTLRRKANIILIPERGNSPESTRNIFYKGTSPTRAYKE